The following proteins come from a genomic window of Malus sylvestris chromosome 4, drMalSylv7.2, whole genome shotgun sequence:
- the LOC126618414 gene encoding serine/threonine-protein kinase STY13-like: MLEGGAKFTGIIGLNNHDNNYDDLSQGFYLKLQEGEGTNMSIDSMQMSNDGGSVAMSVDNSSIASNTNDSHTRILNHQGLRRRTKDNYSVQQSVNPRGRVTHALSHDQLARALLDSHSLTEGLEDYEDWTIDLRKLNMGEAFAQGAFGKLYRGTYNGEDVAIKLLERPENDPERAQVMEQQFQQEVKMLANLKHPNIVRFIGACRKPMVWCIVTEYAKGGSVRQFLAKRQSRSVPLKLAVKQALDVARGFAYVHGLGLIHRDLKSDNLLISSDKSIKIADFGVARIEVQTEGMTPETGTYRWMAPEMIQHRHYTQKVDVYSFGIVLWELITGMLPFQNMTAVQAAFAVVNKSVRPNIPNDCLPVLCEIMTRCWDANPDVRPSFTEVVRMLEHAETEIMTTVRKARFRCCITQPMTAD; this comes from the exons ATGTTGGAGGGCGGCGCCAAATTCACTGGAATTATTGGTCTAAACAACCATGATAACAACTATGACGATTTGTCACAAGGATTCTACCTCAAACTCCAGGAGGGCGAAGGTACCAACATGTCCATCGACAGTATGCAAATGAGCAACGACGGAGGCTCTGTGGCCATGTCTGTAGACAACAGCAGCATTGCTTCAAATACTAATGATTCCCACACTCGAATCTTGAACCACCAAGGGCTGCGGCGACGTACTAAGGATAACTACTCTGTGCAACAGAGTGTTAATCCCCGAGGAAGAGTCACACATGCTCTAAGTCATGATCAACTGGCTCGAGCTCTATTGGACAGCCATTCCTTGACAGAGGGGCTTGAGGATTATGAGGACTGGACAATTGACTTAAGAAAGCTAAacatgggtgaagcttttgcgcAAGGTGCTTTTGGGAAGCTATACAGAGGTACCTACAATGGCGAAGATGttgccatcaaacttttggaGCGGCCAGAAAATGACCCAGAAAGGGCTCAGGTGATGGAGCAGCAGTTTCAACAGGAAGTCAAGATGCTGGCTAATTTGAAGCATCCAAACATAGTTCGTTTCATTGGTGCTTGCCGTAAACCAATGGTTTGGTGCATTGTAACAGAGTATGCTAAGGGGGGTTCAGTTAGGCAGTTCTTGGCGAAGCGGCAGAGCCGATCGGTTCCATTGAAATTAGCAGTCAAGCAAGCTTTGGATGTCGCGAGGGGGTTTGCGTATGTTCATGGGCTCGGTCTGATTCACAGGGACTTGAAATCTGACAACCTGTTGATTTCGTCTGACAAATCTATAAAAATTGCTGATTTTGGAGTTGCCCGTATTGAGGTGCAGACAGAAGGAATGACTCCAGAGACTGGGACATACCGCTGGATGGCACC GGAGATGATCCAGCACAGGCATTACACACAGAAAGTTGACGTTTATAGCTTTGGGATAGTTCTTTGGGAACTTATAACAGGGATGCTTCCATTCCAGAACATGACAGCAGTACAGGCAGCATTTGCAGTTGTTAATAAGAGTGTCCGCCCTAACATTCCGAATGACTGCTTACCTGTTCTTTGTGAGATTATGACGAGGTGTTGGGATGCAAACCCTGATGTGAGGCCATCCTTCACTGAAGTCGTGAGAATGCTCGAGCATGCAGAGACTGAGATCATGACGACTGTTCGCAAGGCCCGGTTCAGGTGTTGCATTACCCAGCCAATGACAGCGGACTGA
- the LOC126618415 gene encoding serine/threonine-protein kinase STY13-like: MLEGGAKFTGIIGLNNHDNNYDDLSQGFYLKLHEGEGTNMSIDSMQTSNDGGSVAMSIDNSSVASNTNDSHTRILNHQGLRRRTKDNYSVQQSVNHRGRVTHALSNDQLAQALLDSHSSTEGLENYEEWTIDLRKLNMGEAFAQGAFGKLYRGTYNGEDVAIKLLESPENDPEKAQVMEQQFQQEVKMLANLKHPNIVRFIGACRKPMVWCIVTEYAKGGSVRQFLAKRQSQSVPLKLAVKQALDVARGFAYVHGLGLIHRDLKSDNLLISSDKSIKIADFGVARIEVQTEGMTPETGTYRWMAPEMIQHRHYTQKVDVYSFGIVLWELITGMLPFQNMTAVQAAFAVVKGVRPIIPNDCLPVLCEIMTRCWDANPEVRPSFTEVVRMLEHAEIEIMTTVRKARFRCCITQPMTAD; encoded by the exons ATGTTGGAGGGCGGTGCCAAATTCACTGGAATTATTGGTCTAAACAACCATGATAACAACTATGATGATTTGTCGCAAGGATTCTACCTCAAACTCCATGAGGGTGAGGGTACCAACATGTCCATCGACAGTATGCAAACGAGCAATGATGGAGGCTCTGTGGCCATGTCTATAGACAACAGCAGCGTTGCTTCAAATACTAATGATTCCCACACTCGAATCTTGAACCACCAAGGGCTGCGGCGACGTACTAAGGATAACTACTCCGTTCAACAGAGTGTTAACCACCGAGGAAGAGTCACACATGCTCTGAGTAATGATCAGCTTGCTCAAGCTCTACTTGACAGCCATTCCTCGACAGAAGGGCTTGAGAATTATGAAGAGTGGACAATTGACTTAAGAAAGCTAAacatgggtgaagcttttgcacAAGGTGCTTTTGGGAAGCTATATAGAGGTACCTACAATGGTGAAGATGTTGCTATCAAACTTTTGGAGAGTCCGGAAAATGACCCAGAAAAGGCTCAGGTGATGGAGCAGCAGTTTCAACAGGAAGTCAAGATGCTGGCTAATTTGAAGCATCCAAACATAGTTCGTTTCATCGGTGCTTGCCGTAAACCAATGGTTTGGTGCATTGTAACAGAGTATGCTAAGGGGGGTTCAGTTAGGCAGTTCTTGGCAAAGCGGCAGAGCCAATCAGTTCCATTGAAATTAGCAGTCAAGCAAGCATTAGATGTTGCAAGGGGGTTTGCTTATGTTCATGGGCTCGGTCTGATTCATAGGGACTTGAAATCTGACAACCTGTTGATTTCTTCTGACAAATCTATAAAAATTGCTGATTTTGGAGTTGCTCGTATTGAAGTGCAGACGGAAGGAATGACTCCGGAGACTGGGACATACCGCTGGATGGCGCC GGAGATGATCCAGCATAGGCATTACACACAGAAAGTTGACGTTTATAGCTTTGGGATTGTTCTTTGGGAACTTATAACGGGGATGCTTCCATTCCAGAACATGACAGCGGTACAGGCAGCATTTGCAGTTGTCAAGGGTGTCCGCCCTATCATTCCAAATGACTGCTTGCCTGTTCTTTGTGAGATCATGACGAGATGTTGGGATGCAAACCCTGAAGTCCGGCCATCCTTCACTGAAGTCGTGAGAATGCTCGAGCATGCAGAGATAGAAATCATGACGACTGTTCGCAAGGCCCGGTTCAGGTGTTGCATTACCCAGCCAATGACAGCGGACTGA